AAAAACCGTTTAGGGTACCACGGGGATAAGAGAGTGAAAAATGGGTTTAACCGTTGCATCTCCCACCCCCATACCACAAATCCTTTTTTGCCACCGGACAAACCAGTGGTAAGAATGGAGGATCGTTGATGGGCGCCCCCGACCTGCACGGAGATGAGTCTGTTATCCTGAAAACCCCGGATGTTTTTGTCAAATCCATCCCATTTGAGGCGGTCCTTACCAACAAACGGATCATCCTGATTGACCGGGAAAATGACCTTGTTCCGCCCAAAGATATCCTGCTTGCGACCATCCGGGATGTTCAGCCCGGTGAAAACGCTATCCGCGACCTGACCCTCAGCCTTGCGATCATCGCCACTACCGGTGAGACCCGGAAGATAGTGCTCACATTCTCCGGTAAATCAGGAGCCAAAAGAAAACGGGAGCGGGATGAATGGGTGCGGGCGCTCCAGAAGCATACTCGTTCATCATTGAAAAAAGTGTTCAGTACCGTTATCCCCGGCCTCAATCCGGAAAAAAAAGCAAAATTCCCCGACACTGCACCGGTACGGAGCGGGAGTCCGTCCCTGCCTCTGGAGAAAAAGTCAGTTGATGCTGTAGAACCCCAAAAAAAGATCGGACAAAGTGCTCCTGCGATTCCCTCACCGCTTAAACCAGCACCCCTTCCCGCACCTTTGTTCTGTTCCCGGTGCGGTAGTCGTGCACCTGCAGGTTCCTTGTTCTGCGTCCGGTGCGGTGCAAAGATTGTCGTGCCGGAACAAGAGCCACCCTCGACTTATGCCAACACTGGCACCCGGCCCTCACCTCAGCCGGCCCGGGCTTTGCAAGCCAAAAAGGAGAGATGGCAGGTCCTGCCGCAACTATTCCGGCGAAAAGATCGCCTGCCGGAACCCGGCCCCGGCGTCCCGCCATCAAAGGGCGGACGGCCGGGCGGCTCCAATAAAAAGGCATTTATGATCATCGCAGTCATCGCAATCCTTATCATTGTGATCGGAGGCGTGGTATTTGCCATAATTAACTTCCTGAACAATACACCTGCCGCTGATGGCGGGACAACCGGTACCGGCACGAAGATTGCCACACCCACCCCGACATTTGTTTTTGTTGAAAAGACTGCCGCACCGATTCCTGCAAAAGGTGTATGGGTCAGGGTCAGTTACATCGGGATGTGGACCGGGTCATACGGGACAGCGGATGCCCTGAAATCAGTAACAGGTTCCGGCGAATACCTGTATGAGGTCGAAAATCCCAACACGACAATACAGGCAACATTCCAGCGGGCAGATACCTCCAGCCGCCCGCATGAGCTGGTTGTCGGGATCTATAAAAACGGGGTGCTGATCAAGCAGGGCGTTACCACAGTCCCGCATGGGACTGTTGATATTACAGTCGACCCGAACACTGCAAAACCAACCAGTGCCCAGACAACAGGAAAATGATGACATTTTTTAAAAATTCGCCTGTCCTCACCACAAACACTTTTTTGCCTTCAGACAAACCACTGTAAAGGAAGAATGTGGTAATATGGGCGACCCTGAGCTTCATGGAGACGAATCCATAATTTTAAAAACACCAAATGTTTTTGTCAAATCCATCCCTTTTGAGGCAATCCTCACCAACAAACGTATCATCCTCATTGACCGGAAAAAAGAACTCCTGCCGCCAAAGGATATACTTCTGGCAACCATGCGGAGCGTTGAGGCAAGTGAAAATGCAATCCGGGACCAGATCCTCACTATATCGATCATAACAAATTCCGGTGAGACCCGTCAGGTGGTCCTCACCTTCTCCCGGGAGGCGGGAGGGAACCGGAAACGGGAGCGCGACGAGTGGGCAAAGGCGTTAAAACAGCACACGACTTCATCGTTCCAGCAGGCGATCCGTAATGTGATCCCATCGATGGATAAAGAGCAGAAGAAGAAACCGCAGGAGCCACCCTCCCAGAAAATCGAGATCACAAGCAGGCCTGCAGGAAAAAAGGAGATCGATATAGTCCAGCCCATAAAAAAGATCGTGGAGACGACCCAGTTGCCCCCTGTACCTGTTGAGACATCGTCCCTTCCGGCCGGCTCGTTCTGTTCAAGGTGTGGCAACCGCGTGCCACCGGAATCCGTGTTCTGCAACCGGTGCGGTTCCAAGGTTGTAGCACCCGGGGCACTGGAAATGGTCGAGCCATCCTCCACCCAGCCGGCACCGCAACCGGTACCTCAGGTTTCTGTCTCCACCCCGGCACAGGTTGAGATCCCTATCGCTGACCAGAATGTGCCCCCTCACATACCTATGGTCCCTGCAGAGCAGCTTGAACGTAAAGAGCGCCCCATTGAAGAAGTGATCCGGTCAATCGAACCTTTGATTGAGGACTCGGTGCCAAGGACTGAACCGGCACCCCTTGTGCCGTCCCACTTTCCCGCTGTGCCTGAACCTGCAGCACAACCAGAAGATTTAACTGCGATTCCTCCTGCGGGCGAACCCACCCAGCAACCTGCCACCGCAGCGCAGCCATCACCGGTAAAACGGTCAATTCTGCCGCAGTTGTTTTTACGAAAAGATCTCCCCCAGCACCCTGCTCCTGCAACCATACCCCCGGTTTCCCCACCCCCTGCCGAAAGCCCTGCAACGGGCCCACGACGCAAACTGTATGCCATAATCGCAATCATCATCGTAATCATAGCAGTCATCGGAGGGGCATTTGTTTTTATGAAATCCCAGCAGGGAAAACAAGACGCGGAAACCACCCCTGCGGCAACACCGCCGGCAACCCCTATCCCTACCCCCGTTCGCACAACAGCAGTCCCAACAACGGTCATGACAACAATCCCGATCCCGACAACACCCCCGCAACCGCTCATTCCCCAGACAGGGGTATGGGTGAAGGTGAGTTATGCCGGAGCATGGTCGGGATCTTATGGCACCCCGGGGAACCAGGCACCGGTGTCCGGTTCCGGCGACCAGCTCTACCAGATCCCGGTCAAGGAGGGAGGGATGATTCAGGTATCATTCCAGAAGAGTGACGGATCAGGAAATCCCCTGGCAGTGGAGCTCTACAAGGACGGTACCCTTATCAAGAGCGATAAGACTGCAGTTCCCAAAGGTGCCGTCGATTTATTGGTCGACTTCAAACCCCCGGCCACTCCCACGGTAAAACCAACCAGCACCCAGACCGCGGTCAATACAACTGCAACCCCGACTGTAACCCCCACAACCTCCCCAACCGGGAATGTGACAACAGTGCAGACCACAACACCTTCATAAACTTATCCCTTTTTATCTCAACGGTAATAGATACTCTGCCGGGGCCGATCCTCCGATATCTTTTTTCCGGCGCGTCCCCGTTTTAAAAAGGACTTATCATGCAGGACTCACATTTTTTGATAAATGCCCCCCTTTAAGCCATTGGCATCGCTCATGCCGTGGTTAAAGCTAGTTTCAGGCTCTTTATCGTTTTTATCGTCGGCTTCTGTTATGTTCCGGTCGCTATACTCAACGAGCCCCGTGGGAGGTCCATTTGTAATTCCCGTGAGTATAGCAACGCTCGTCATTGTATTTTGTGTCTGACTCCTGGTTGGGGAGATTAAAAAAGATTAGGGTTTTTTCTCCTGCTGTTGGGGAGCAGGAGATGTCGCTGCATTTTTATTCTTTTTCCAGCGGTAGATACCATAGGCAGCACCGCCAATGATAATGAGGGGGAGGAACGTGAAGAAGAGGATGATCAGTGCATCGATCATCCCGAGGAACCCGCTGATCCCTTCGTTGATCGCGGTCACAAAGGAATGCCCGGTTTCGCCACCGACCGGCTCGGGCTCCTGCAGGTTCACGGTTATTGTGGAGAGGTCGATCCTGCTGTTGAGGTACCGCATTCTGCCCTCGATCCTGTCCAGCGCGGTCTGCACCTGGTTGATCTGTGCCTGGATTTTGATGACGTCCTCGATTTTGTCGGCCTTCTTCATAATCTGATTGTATTGCGCGAGCTGGTTCTGGTAAGAGGTCTTCTGGGCCTGCAGGTCAACATACTCCTCGGTCACGTCCTGTCCGGAGGTCGAAACGGATTTTATTGTACCGACCGCCTTGACACCTTCCATGGTCGGTTCAAACTGTTCCTGCGGGACGCGGATCACGATTGTTGCAGAGAGCCGGTTGTTGTAATTTTTCTGGATGTTTGAAGACGAAAGGTACCCGCCTTTCTGCACCGCAAGCGCTTTTAACGCATCAACAGATGCTACAACGTCTTTGACTTCAATGGTTGCGGTCCCCGTCTTGACGATTTTTGTCTCGATACCAGTGCCCGGGACGGTGGCGGTATCGCCGGATGCCAATAAAGCGGGAGTGGGGATTGCCATCGGGTACGGGGCAGCAGCTTTCTGCTCGGAAAGCCCCTGCCAGTTTGAGTCCCCCACACTCCCCGCTGATGACGTCCTCTGGTTTGGCACTACGCTGTCTGCAATCCCCATGCAGCCGGTGGCTGCGACAGCACAGCACACCAGAATGAGTGCGACAAGTTTGTAGTTCATACCAATCCATCAACTGCCGGAATATATAGTTTCATGGTAAACTGCGAAGGAATTTGCAGTTATAGGGAGATATATAAAAGCGATCTGCAGGAAATTTCAGCGGTTTGCGGTTCTCCTTTGGGATGTGCATATTTTTACCAATTTGGTGATCGGGCTTAAATAATTCCTAGGAGATGTACCTGTGGAGACAGATGATGCCAGAAAATACCGTACCTGAAAAACCGGAAGGGGCCGAAGAGATAGAGAAAGGCGGACTTGAGAGCATGGTCAAAGCGCTGCAAAACAGCACTGACCCGCAGGTCCGGCAGTATGCTGCATACCTTCTCGGCGAGGCAAAGAACCCGCGTGCCATCCGGCCGCTGATCGAGGCACTTGCAGACTTTGACAAGTCTGTCCGGGAGCAGGCAACACTCGCCCTCTCCACCATTGGCAAGGCAGCAGTCGAACCACTTACCGCTGCGATGAAGGAACCAAAATGGGAGACACGGTACCGGGCTGCGGAAGCGCTGGGAAAGATTGCTGATGAAAAGGCAGTCAAGCCGCTGATTGCAGCGCTCAAGGATAACCGCGACCATGTGCGGTACATGGCAGCAAAAGGGTTGCGTGAACTCGGTGATTCCGATGCGCTCGAACCCATGATCATCCTGCTCAAGGACGAGAACAAGTATGTCAGGATGATGGCGGTGCGGGCACTTGGGGGTATTGGCGGGAAAAAGGCAACCGCAGCTCTTGAGAAGGCGCTTGAAACTGAGAAGAATGCGCAGGTAAGGGAGACGATCTCCGAGGCGCTGCAATAAGAAAAAGGATTAGGATAGAGCCCTATACCTTTTTTATCGTATCTTACTGCCCGGCTCTACCTGTCGTAGCGGCACGAGCAGCGAAGCCGCATCCCCTGCCGCAAGGATCATCCCGTTGCTCTCCACGCCGAAGATTGTTGCGGGTGCAAGGTTGGTGACTACGACAACATCTTTTCCGACTATCTCGTCCGGGTTGTAGAACTGCTGCATGCCGGCAACAATCTGGCGTTTTTCCGGACCGATGTCAATAACCAGTTTTAAGAGCTTGTTTGATTTTGGCACTGGTTCACAGGACAGCACTTTACCTGTCCGAATGTCCAGTTTCTGGAATTCCTCAAATGTAACCACAGGGATCTTCTCCGATTTTTTGTCTGCTTCTTTCACGCGCTTCTGGAGCAGGGCGTCGAGCTCTGCAACCTGCGTATCCTCCATTCTGGTAAAGAGCGGTTTTGGTGCCGGGATACCTGCCGCCCTGATCTTCTCTGTTGCTTCAGAGATCGGGTGACCTGCGAGTGCATCTGAATATCCCAGCATCGCCCAGCACTCCTGCGCTTTTGCAGGCATCACCGGTTCGATAAGAAGGGTGACGGCTTTGATGAGCTGGACGCAGTTTTTAATCACCTGTGCGGCAGCGGCACGGTCGGTTTTAATTAGTTTCCACGGGGCATTGCCCTGCATGTGCGTATTTCCAAACGCCGCAAGGCCCATGATTGCGTCTATCGCACCTTTGAATTCATAGTCCTGCATGAAGCCATGGACCGATTTTGTGCATTTCTCAATTTCAGCGATGATTGCGGGGCCGGCTATTCCTTCTGGTATCCCGCCAAATTCCTTGTTAGCAAAGAAGAGGGTGCGGTACACGAAGTTGCCAAAGATGTTGACCACTTCGTTGTTGATCCGCTCGCCAAAGACCTTCCACGAGAAGTTCAGTTCCTTGGTGTGGTTGGTGTACGAGAGCAGGTAATAGCGCAGGTAATCAGCGGGCAGGCCTTTGTCAAGGTAATCGTCATTTGTCCAGACCACATATCCCCGTGACTTCGAGAACTTGTGGTCGTCCACCTTCACCATCCCGGATGCAACAATCGCGTACGGCACGCCATAGCCTGCTCCTTGTAACAGTGCCGGCCAGAAGATACAGTGGTGGTAGATGATGTCCCCACCGATGAAGTGCGTAACCCGGTTGTTGCCGCACCAGTATTTCTTCCAGTCATTGCCGGTCTTTTCTGCCCATTCCTCGGTGAACGCGATGTACCCGATCGGGGCATCCACCCAGACATACACGACGAGATCGTCACGGCCGGGGAATTTCACGCCCCAGTCCAGGGTCCGGGTTATACACCAGTCATGTAGCTCCTCCTTAATCCACCCGATTGCGTAATTCTTTGCATTGGTGGTGCCTTTCACCGTCTCGAGATAGGGGAGCAGGAAATCCTTGAACCCGCTGAGCCTGAAAAAGTAGTGCTCCTGGTCCCGGAACTCCGCTTTTGTACCGCAGACTTTGCAGACCGGTTCTTTTATCTCGCCGGGTTCCAAGTGCTTGCCGCATCCCTGATCGCACTCGTCCCCACGGGCAGCAGCTCCACAGTGCGGGCAGACCCCTTCGACATACCGGTCGGGCAGGAACCGCCGGCATTTCGTGCAGTACGCCTGGTGGACGACCTGTTTGTACACATACCCCTTTTTGATGAGCGACCCGACGATTTTGGTTGTCCGGTTCTGGTTGGTCGGGTCATCGGTCATGCCAAAGTGATCAAATGTGATTCCCATCCGCCTGAATGTCTCGTCAAAATGCCGGTGGTATTTTTCTGACAGTTCCCGCGGCGACACGCCTGCCTGCTCCGCGGAAACAACGATGGGCGTCCCATGGTTGTCAGACCCGCACACAAAGACGACCTGCTCCCCGGCCCTGCGCATGTACCTGACGTAACAGTCGGCTGGTACATAGGTGCGCAGGTGTCCGAGGTGGCAGGGCCCGTTGGTGTACGGGAGCCCGCAGGTGACGAGCAGCGGTGGCGTGTTCATGACTAGGTTTTTTGATTCTGATGCGTAATAAGATATGACCATGGTCAAACGGCGGCCCCTTCCGACGCGGGCTTTTGGAGCAGAACCGGAAACACCTGATGTTCCGGCGCTTGCGGAATGGATTGCAGAGAACCGCGGGAGGTCCGGCGACCTTATCTCGTTCCAGCTGGACCAGTCGCTCATACACCAGATCTCTGCGGGAATAACAAGCCCCTGTGCCGGGGGAAAATTTTACAAAGACCGGGTAATGAGCTGCCTGATCGGTGTTGACAACACAACTGTTGTTGACGATATCGCGGTTCAGGGTGAACTGGTGAACAGCGATGCACACGCCATTGCATCACGGAAGAAGAACATCTGGTGTGCACTTCCCGCCCCCCACGCGCTCGGGATCACCGATGATTATTACCATGATGAGAACGAATGGCACGACGCGATCGCCAGCGCATACCGCACGCTCATGCGCTCGATGCGTGATGGGGGGATCAGCGGGCATGTGCTGATCTGTGAGACAGCCGGCGAGGTGGAAGTATCTGCTTTCACACGGCAGAAGGTATTCTTCTTTGTACAGGATATGGGCAAAAAGAGCCTCGAAGCCCTGATGGGATACCAGCGGCAGGTTGCGGTGGACAGGAGCCATCTTCCCTTGGTCTTTGACCTCATAAACGAGTACGAGCTCAGCCAGCTCATCATCCTTGACCCGGACAAGAAGTCGATCACTCTCGCTCTGTCAGAGTTCGATCCGGACCAGATCATCGCCGGAGGATATTGTACCGGAAACAGTGAGGAATACTGGAAAAATCTCGTTGCAGCTGCAGGATATACAATCTGATCCTCCCCAGGACCATAGTGCACGGCTAATGCACTTCGGCTATGTTCACAAACGTATCGAAATGCCTGCTCTTTTTTATCAGCCAGAATACAAACCGCTCGAGAACAGAGAAATTGAACGAACCGCCCGCAGCATTGGGATGCCCCCCGCCGGAAAACTCCCGTGCGATCAGGTGACTGACAGGTGGGACTGATCGCAGGGAAAACCTCCCGTCTTTGCCTATGATAACCTCGATGTCAGTCTTTTTCTGGTCACGGATAAAGTGGGCCGTCTCGCTCGGGTACCCATAGAGCGGTGCAAACGCGATCCGGTATTTTTTCCCGAGAATTGTCGTATGCTTGAGGCTCCGTTTCATCATCGCATCCATCTCAGCTTTAATCTCATTATACTCCTGCACAATCATCTCGTCAGAGAAAACACCGGCAAGGAGGCAATCGCGTACATGGTCCCGGTTCTTTTTACGCTGGAGCACCTGCCCGAGCACAGCTGACCGGGGATCGCGGTGCTTCCATAAATCATAATCGCAGACAATGCGTGCAACCTCAGCCGCAACGGTATTATCCGGCACGAGATCGGATGCCACAATGCCTGTAGCGCAGACAGCTGTATCAATATGGAGCAGCGCGACCTCTTTTTTCACCCGTGCAACCTCGTCGTCCCGCCAGCGGTGATGGTCCCGCCATTCCACCCGCCAGCCGTTTGACCGGGCATGGCCTGCGATGTGCTCGATCTCGCGGTGATACCCGAGGTCTGATATGGAGAGCCGGTCGCCATTTCCTTTGCAGGACGCGACCAGAGAGAATAACGCAGGGAACCTGCCCACCGAGCTCCAGATGGTAAAAACCCCGTCGCTCCCGTAATTCATACGGTGGACCGCGTCCGCTCCCACCGCATCAAGGTCGTTATGCGTCAGGTGGATAACGTGTGCAGTGCGGGATGAAACCGCATTTGCCAGAGCTGGTTCATCACCGTGAGGACTCTTCGGGAGCGGCATTGGTTAATACTGACATCGCGTCACATAAAAAAGAACGGTCACCGGCCATACCGGTAACTACTAAAAACAGATCATTTATTAATCGCGAGGGATAACATCTGTACTCCTGCCCTAGTAGCTCAGTTTGGGAGAGCGCTAGACTGAAGATCTAGTTGTCCCCGGTTCAAATCCGGGCTGGGGCATCAGTTTCGTATCCCCATCCAGGCTATTACTCTGCTTATCCGTTCATTCTCCCTGCACCCCGCCAATAATGTTATAAATGGCCGGTCACAATGCAATAACCAGTGAAACCCGTATGTCGAGTGAAACTCTTATCAGAGAACTGTCGGCTGAACTCAAAGAATTCCTTTCCGCCCAGAACGTGATGGGCCAGCCTGTTGATCTTGGCGAAAAGGTTGCCATCCCTATTGCCCGGTTCGGATTTGGGCTTGGTGCCGGCGCCGGGCAGGGAAAAGACGGCAACGGTGATGGTGCCGGCGCGGGTGGCGGTATCGAGCCGGTGGCGCTCATCATCCTGCACAAGGATGTGAAAGGTCCTGAAGGTGTCCAGGTCATGTCCTTAAAAAAAGACAGCGCCATCGCACAGGTCATCTCGGCTCTGGGTGAATCGCTTGCCCCACAGGTCATCGATGCGTTAAAAACCGTAAGTTCAGGACAAAACCGGTCCACTCCGGCAAAGAAAGAGGAACTCTGACGGGTATTCACAGGATCGGATGGACCCCGTCATTCTTGTGATCTACCTGTCCGGGCTCCTTGCCGGACTCATCCTTTTTTCAATCCTTGTACTCTGGCTTGTCCCGGTCCGCGTTTTCATCCGGTACCGGTACGATAGAGGACGGCAGGATCTTGAGGCAACGGCCCGGTGGGGGATCATCGCCATCCGTTCGACAAAACGCGCGGGAAGGTCGCAGACAGTCCTCCTTATCTTCAGCCATGTCCTGTTTTCATTTGACCGGAGACCGGAAAAAAAAGAGATAACGCCACCCCCTTCCTACAGGCCAGCGGACATCCGGGCTGCAACGGATCTTGTCCCGGTTATCCGCAACCTTGCAATGCCCGCCATCAGGATCGGCAGCGTTCTCTGCCGCATGAGCAGGTTTGAGCGGTGCAATGGGAGAGTGCGCATCGGGCTGGGTGACCCGGCAGCGACCGGCATGCTCTACGGGAGCTACTGGGCTACGCGGTTTGCATTCACCGCTTCCCACATCTGCATAGATATGGAACCGGTCTTTGACCACGAGGTACTGGCAATCGATCTCTCGGTCAGGTACCGGATTGGCCAACCCCTGCGGATCCTTCTTTCAGCAGCCCGTGAACTGCTCCGGCCGGATGTGCGGGCCGGAATTACAGCCCTCCGGAGTGCGGGTCTGGGAGCCCTCGTGACATGACGCCCGAATTAACGGTTGCAGCACCGGTTACCATTGGGAAACGAGTATTTTTTCCACTCGTCCGCGAGGAGATTATCTGCAGTGCACATGGTGCAATTGTGTCGAGGAGCCCTGCCGCACTTCTATTTTCCGATGATGACCAATGGTTCTTTGTGCCCTTTGATGAGGGCGTTTTGCCGGATGTTGTCAGAGATCGTCTACGATAAATAATTCTGAACCTGAAAACCGATATCGAATTTTTTATAAAGGTAATCCCCACACTATACTATGCCATGCTATGGCATAGCATAGGGGTATTTCCATGAAAGGTTCAATAAAACTGTCAGTTTTTCTCGTAATTATCGTTCTCCTTGCGGTATTGTGCGCCGGCTGCACACAGCAGGCGCCGGTGTCTGCCAAGCCGACAGAGATCAAGGTCGGCGTGATCGCATCGCTGACCGGCCCGGCCAGCAATGTCGGAAAGAACATGTGGCAGTCCGCGCAGGTTGCAGCGGACGAGATCAATGCCAAAGGAGGCGTGACGCTCAAGGACGGAACAAAGATCCCGCTTAAACTGATCGTAGGTGACGACGAGTCCACCCAGCAGGGGGGACAGAAAGCGGCGACCAAGCTGATCACCGATGACAAGGTGGACATCCTTGTCGGAGGGTACTCAAGCGCTGTCACATCTGCATATGAACAGACCATCGCAGAATACAAGGTACCGTTCATCGTTACCGGCGCTTCAAGCCCGATCATCACCCACCGCACGGACATCGATACCAGTTACGTCTTCCACCACTGCCCGACAACCGACAGCTATGGGATGTATACCACGATGTTCATCGACCAGATCATCCGGCCTGCGGTCAATAAGAAGCTGAACGCTGCTGCCGACCGCCCGTTCCGGCTCGCACTCATATACCAGGACACGGCCTTTGGCAAAGGGGTGCAGTCCGCGGTGAACAATACGATCACAAAGGACAAGCTCAACATCGCGCTCGTCACCCAACAGAGCTTCAAGATGGGTGAAAGCGATTTCAGGACACCGCTGACCGCAATCAAAGCTGCAAATCCCGACGCAGTATATATCGCGGCATTCCCGAACGAGGGAGCTCCGCTCATCACACAGGCGCGGAGGGATATCGGGCTTGACACGATCTTTTTGAATGTTGAGAACAATGACAACGCCCAGTTCTACAAGGACCTCGGGCAGTACGGGGAAGGCGCCATCATTGAGAGCCGGTTCTCACCCTACACTGCTCCCGTTGGCGCGGTAGCTGACTCACAGGCAAAGTTCAAGACAAGCTACAATGCGAAGTGGGGCACGTTCCCGGACATGATGGGCGCATCCACCTACGAGGGCATCTATATTGCAGTGCAGGCGGCCGCGAGTGCCGGGACAAACGACAAGGCAACGGTCAGGCAGGCGCTTGTCGACCTGAGCATGCCGCAGGTGATCGAGGCGATGAAAGGCGGCACGATATCGTTTAATAAAGACTTCCGGGAGTCGCAGTTCGACCTCTGGATGGAGCAGCTGGCATTTGACCAGAGCGTCGGTGAATGCAGGCCGAAGATCGTATGGCCTGATAACCTCAAAGTAACTGAGTTTGTCCTACCATCGTGGTACAAACCCGGCAGCGCATAAAAACCCATCCAAGTCCTTTTTATTTTCCGGCGACTGATTAGCTTACAGGAGAAGATACGGTGGACGTTGGGATCCTTCTGCAAATACTCTTCTGGGGGATCTATGCAGGCTGCATCTACATCCTGCTTGCCACCGGCCTGAACCTGATCTTCGGTGTCATGAAGATCGTGAACTTCGCCCACGGCGAGTTCCTCATGATCGGCGCTTATGTAACGGCAACGGTCTTTTTTTTAACCGGCATCAACCCTTACGTGATCATCCTCTTCTCCATGTTCGCCCTGATCCTGATCGGTGCCGTTGTTGAACGGCTCTGTTTCCGCCCGATTCTTGGCACAGGCAAGCTTAATGAGATCTTCCTTTCGATCGGGCTCATCTACATCATCCAGAATGGCGCAGCTGTGATCTGGGGGGACGAGTGGCAGAGCGTCAAGAGCCCTTATGAGGGCGTAACTGTCCCGCTCGGATCTCTCACGATACCACTGGATTACATCATCATCATGGTCGTGACTGCCGCAATCCTTGTCGGACTGTACCTTTTTTTGAGAAGGACAAAGACAGGGCGGGAGATGCGGGCGACCAGCCAGAACCGGAAAGGGGCGATGCTCGTGGGCATCAATGTCGAG
Above is a genomic segment from Methanoregula sp. containing:
- a CDS encoding branched-chain amino acid ABC transporter permease, coding for MDVGILLQILFWGIYAGCIYILLATGLNLIFGVMKIVNFAHGEFLMIGAYVTATVFFLTGINPYVIILFSMFALILIGAVVERLCFRPILGTGKLNEIFLSIGLIYIIQNGAAVIWGDEWQSVKSPYEGVTVPLGSLTIPLDYIIIMVVTAAILVGLYLFLRRTKTGREMRATSQNRKGAMLVGINVERMDVMSFGIGCALAAAAGTLWVVSGQVFNPYMGSIPAVKAFAIIILGGLGSIPGAIVGGLLYGIAENGAAYFLGGVWKDAISFVILIVVLVIRPTGLFGESGE